The sequence GCCGGACGGGCTGGGCGAGGAGTACGCACTGTGCGTGCTGCTGGCCGCGTCCGGGCCGAACGGACGGCAGGCCTGGCGCCGTCACCGGAAGACCGCGGAGCGGGCGCTGACCGCGGCCTGGTCGGGGACGGACCCCGGCCGGTGGCCGGCCGGGCTGCTGCCGTGGATGATGCACCAGGCGAGCGACGGCGACGCGCGCGCCGCCCACGCCCTCGTCTCCGCCCAGCGGGACCGTCCCGACCCCTGGACCAGGGCGGCCGCGCACTATGTCGCCGCCTATGGCCCGCTCGGCGACGGCGACCTCACCGCCGCCGAACAGGGCTTCCGGACGGCGGCCGCGGGGTTCCGGGCGCTGGGCGAGCGCTGGGGCGCCGCACTGGTCCTGGACGGGCTGGCCGGCCTCGCCGGTGAGCGCGGCGCTCACGCGGAGGCGGCCGCGCTCATCGACGACGCGCTCGGCCTCGCCGAGGAGCTGGGCGCCCTGGAGGACTGCGCCGATCTCCTGGTCAACCGCGGTGACCTGAGAGCGGCGGCCGACCCGGAGGCGGCCGGTTGTGACTACGCCCGGGCCGCGGAGTACGCCTGCCGGGCCGGCAGCGAGCGTGCTCTGGCGGCGGCCCGGCGGGGGCTCGCGGACATCGCGCTGCTCGACGGTGACACGGCCACGGCGCGGGAGCTCTACACCCGGGCCCTGGAACGGCTCGACCCGCACTGGGTCAAGGGCGTCGGCAACCGCGTCCGCACGCTGGCCGGGCTCGCCGGCATCGCCCTGGCGGACGGGGACCCGGCCGGGGCCAGGGCCCTCTATCGGGAGGCGGCCCGGTCGGCGGTCCTGCCGGGCCACGAACTGCCCGAATCACTACGTCTGTTGGGCCTGCCGGACGCGATGGTGGAGGCGGTGAGCAAGCATTGAGCGGCCGGTGAGCGCTCGGGTGGCGCAGGCTCGGGGACATGACGAACCACGACACCCCGAAGAACCTCGGCATCCACCTCTCCGGCGCCTCCGTCGCGGCCCCCACGTTCGCCTACTGGCTGGTCCACCACGGCTTCCGCCCGACCACGGTGGAAGGCGCCCCCGCCCCACGAGGGCGTCGGAGTCGGCACCGCCCGGCAGACCGAGAGATGCGTGACCACGGCGTCGATCCGCGCACCCGCGGCGCCCGGCTGGGCGAGCAACTGGCCGCGCTCAGGGAGATCTGGACCAAGGACGAGGCCGAGTTCCACGGGGAGCACATCGACTTCGACCCGGTCTACTCCTGGCCGAAGCCGGTGCGGACGCCCCCGATCCATCACGGCGGTGACGGGTCCCGCGTGCTGGCCAGGGTCCGGACGTACGGCGACGTGTGGATGCCCTCGGCCGTCGCGGACCCGACCGATGTCCCGGCCCGGCCGGCCGCGGCCGACGGTCTACCGGTGTCGGTCCACAACGTCCCGGGCGCCGACGAGCGCCTCATCGACGTCTATGGGGAGGCCGGCGTCGAACGACTGACCCTCTTCATCGACGAGTTCCCCGAAGCCCAGATCCTCCCCGGGCTGGACGACCTGGCGAAACTCATCGAGCGCTGTCCCGGCTGAAACCGCAGGTCAGGCGAGATCGGCTGGCACGCCGCGGGCGAGGCCCGGCCCGGCACATGCAATGCCGCGGCATCTGGTGCAGGCTGGCACTGGAGGAAGCGTGCTCCCCGGGTGCGCCGACACGTATGACTGCCTGTCCGCCCGGCGCCGTCTGAACCGCGGCTCGGGAAAACGAGCCCCGACCGAGGGCGGATGGGTCCCCCTCTGTGCACGTCGCACGCGGACACGGGTACGCCCGACTCGCTGCGAGCCGCGCCGAGCCTGGCTGAGCGGAGCCGAGCTGAGCGATCGAGGGAGCAGAACTTGTTGCCGGCGCCTGGCCGGCACGGCAGGCGCCGCCAGGAGGGAAGCGCGATGGAGATCAAAGGATCGGTCGCCCTGGTGACGGGGGCCAATCGCGGCATCGGCCGCGCGTTCGCCCGCGCGCTGATCGACCACGGAGCGGCCAAGGTCTACGCCGCTGTCCGCGATCCGGCGACCGTGAGCGACGAGGACGTCACTCCGCTGCGTCTGGACGTCACAAAGCCCGATGAGGTCGCCGAGGCAGCCGCGGTCGCGGACGACGTCACCATAGTGATCAACAACGCTGCTGTCGGCGGTTTCGACACCGAGCTCCTGACAGGCTCACTCGACGGCGCGCGCGAGGCGATGGAGACCAACTACTTCGGCACCTGGGCCGTCTCACGTGCCTTCGCCCCTGTCCTGGCCCGCAACGGAGGCGGCGCACTGGTGAACATGCTGTCCGTGGCCTCCTGGGCCTCGCGGCCGGACTACCCCGGGTACGCGGCTTCCAAGTCGGCCCAGTGGTCGTTGACGGGCGCCCTGCGGCAAGCCCTGCGCGAACAGGGGACCCTTGTGATCGGCGTCCACGCCGGTTTCGTGGAGACAGATCTCAGTTCCTTCACGGACGCACCGAAGATCACCGCCGCCGACGTCGCCGAGCAGACCATGGAAGCCCTCGCGAACGACCGCGTCGAGGTCCTCACCGACGAACGGACCAGGCAGGTCAAGCACGCTTTGTCGCAACCGCCCGAGGGGTGAGAAGAAGCCGGCCTCATCGGAAAGTGACTCATCGCCAAGGACGCATCCCGGCCGCTCCGGGCGGCCGCGGCAGAGCAGGATCCATGAGTACGGCCGAGGAGGATCCATGAGTTCTGAGCCATCGGCGGCGCACAGCCCCCGCGACCCGGCTCTGCTCGGACAGACCCTCGTCGTGATCGGCGGGAGCGCGGGTATCGGGCTGGCGACCGCCAGGCACGCCCGTGCCGAAGGCGCGAGAGCGATCCTCACCGGACGGGACCCCGAACGGCTGCGCGCCGCGGCAGCCGAGGTCGAAGCGCTCAGCACGGCCGCCTTCGACGCCGACGACCCGGCACGGTTGCAGCGGTTCTTCCAGGAGCTGCCCAGGCCGGTCGACCATGTGATGGTGACGGCCGGACACCCGTCCT is a genomic window of Streptomyces griseochromogenes containing:
- a CDS encoding LLM class flavin-dependent oxidoreductase — protein: MTNHDTPKNLGIHLSGASVAAPTFAYWLVHHGFRPTTVEGAPAPRGRRSRHRPADREMRDHGVDPRTRGARLGEQLAALREIWTKDEAEFHGEHIDFDPVYSWPKPVRTPPIHHGGDGSRVLARVRTYGDVWMPSAVADPTDVPARPAAADGLPVSVHNVPGADERLIDVYGEAGVERLTLFIDEFPEAQILPGLDDLAKLIERCPG
- a CDS encoding SDR family oxidoreductase, translating into MEIKGSVALVTGANRGIGRAFARALIDHGAAKVYAAVRDPATVSDEDVTPLRLDVTKPDEVAEAAAVADDVTIVINNAAVGGFDTELLTGSLDGAREAMETNYFGTWAVSRAFAPVLARNGGGALVNMLSVASWASRPDYPGYAASKSAQWSLTGALRQALREQGTLVIGVHAGFVETDLSSFTDAPKITAADVAEQTMEALANDRVEVLTDERTRQVKHALSQPPEG